The Cannabis sativa cultivar Pink pepper isolate KNU-18-1 chromosome 8, ASM2916894v1, whole genome shotgun sequence genomic interval AGATGACGTTAGCTTAGGCTTAATTGTAAGGACACATCCTTGATAATTGATTATCATAGTTGGCAAGTTAAAATACTTTATAAATTagggtggcgtttggtaatatttttttattcaattttctctttttaaaattgaaaaagtggaaatacttttcaaaaatatgttttataaaacagttttcacttttcaattttttaattgagaatcataattttgaaaacaaaaaaaaaatgatacttttaatttttttttaaacatttttttcttACTCAATATTTAGACTCCGATCAGATCCGGACCCAAATCCTCTCCCATGGAGTTGAACCGGCCTCAGACTCGAATCCGAATCCGACtttagacctagacctagagaTGGAAATTTATATCGTGGGGATGGTTAACCGAGGGTACCTGCCCCTAATGGGGTGGGATTCCCCGTCTTGGTGGTTAATGGGGCGGTGGTGGGGGACAATTTCAATACCCGAAGCGGGAATGGGGTGGGGGCGGGGATAATACTATCCGCACCATATCCGACcccgatatagatatatataatttccttTTTATCTTaacatatatagtatatatatgattgataatctaaattattttgattatcatccataatcaaaattatatatcatatgctTAAATTATGAAGATCTAATGACGATAGTGAACTGATGATCATTGTGGATTACATGTGTAAAGatattttcttctcgattcttaatttcatctttgtttactttttaatttgtttgGAGGCTTGAGAGGTATGAGACTATGAACCTATACTTAagctatgattttttttttcaaactttgagatatatttaatttttattttctactaagttatgttttttttaggtaggtttatcttttatcttctatgaattatgaatgcataataaatatttgtgagaatattggtttaatttatttttttcaattattttaattttttttttcattttaccttAATGGATACCCAATGGGTTTCCCATAACCAATAGGTATTCCCATACCCCGAATCCGTAGGTTATTAGACGGGGATGGGACGGGGATGTAGGTATAAATAGGTAGCGGAGATGGAGCGGGGATTGCATTCCCCGTACATTAACGGCCTAATTTCCATCTCTACCTAGAccagacttaaataaaattaaaaaataaaaatgaaaaataaattttacaaaacacatattttctatttttaaaattaaaaaataaagtgactacacgtatttttattttttaaaataaatttttaaaaataaaaattgtactttattaaaaaattaaaaaaataaaattattaccgAACAACATTTACAATGATCAAGCTTTTGTAATCTGAATAACGTAAGGCACTACTAATTTAAGATGAGTACTCCCACTAAGTCCCTATATTTCAAGTTGCAATTAGTATAATTTGGTTTGCTTGGAAATGAGGATTCAATCATTATGCTTACGGTGAATTTCACTTCAGCCTTCAAGTCAAACAGATCAAGGTACAAGTCATTACATTATTATTAGAATCTTtaatattcaattaaataaataaaacattaattataCCAGACAACAAAGTCAAGATGGCCGAGTTGGTCTAAGGCGCCAGTTTCAGGTACTGGTCCGAAAGGGCATGGGTTCGAATCCCATTCTTGACATTATTTgacatcttttttttattttatttataataatgtgaATAAAAACATCTtcattattattagtttttttttgttgctATGCTTGGTATAAATATGAACAAAAccttttatttccttaaaaaaagaaaaaaaaattatgaacaaTATTTATCCAAATCCATGATGAAATGGGAGTGGGACACATGAAGCAAGATTAACTTATTAAGGGGTAACACTGGAATGTGCTTATATATCCTTAGTTACAGGTTGCATGTTAATAaacaccaaaaaataaaaataccaaagAAAGCTCTCTCAACTcctatatctatctatatatataatttccttTCCctcaaaaaatcaaaataaaaacagCAAGACTAATAAACTATacgtattttttttaaggaagaAAATAGCTAGTAATCTTAATTGAGTGAATTATGGATGCCACTCCCCTTATCCGATGACCCAATTAAACCTTCCCTCCTCAACTTGTCCTCCTTAGCTTTCCTGCAAAACACCACCCAAGAATTGACCTCAAGAGATATACAAGCGCCGATCAACGTAGCCAAACACAAGCAGTACCCAAGCTTAGCGTACGAGCCCCCTTGACCCATTACTTCAAACCCTTGGAAAACGTTGATCACTCCCAAAACCACGCACGCGTACCCAACAAAGTGGTGATATGACTTCCAATACTTTCTGAATTTGTTCGTTGTTTTCGGCCGAAACAGCAGAGCCAATGTCTGAAGCGCTCCCAGCAAGAACGCCGCGAAACCCAGCTTACGGTGAAGACCGTACTGGACTCCCGGTGACAGATCGCCTAGCCGTATTCCAACAGCAAATCCCACCGTTCCCAGCACGAACCCCGATAGCTGAATCCCCATGTGGACGTAGAACCAAGTTGGCCCAATTGACTGTATGTGTCTCAGGTAACGCGCCGTCACGGCTCCCGTCGGGAGTAAGATACCCCAGGCGATGCCGTTAATGACGCCGTGAAATGTTCTCAAGGTTAAGATGACGCCGTTTCGCTGCCCCCCTGCGGTGGATCCGGATTCCACGTCGATGGTTGCCGTGGAAGACAGGTCATCGGCGTTGGTCGGGTGAATCGTCGGGGAGTAGCCCTGGACGTAGAGGCCGCGGTTCCAGACGTGATGAATTCTTGTCCGATTAGGAGCCAGTTTGAGGGTGGCGAAGATCTGGACGGCGGCGCCGGAGTGGACGGTAGCGAGTTTTCCGCCGTAGAGTGTGGCGGAGGAAGAAATGAGGTGGATGTCGAGAGGACGAGAGAGGAGTGGGGTTCGCTGGAGCTTAACAGTGGGGTCGATTACGTAAGGGAGGAGGACAATTTGGCCGGAATTAGGATCGGGAAAGGCAATGAGAGCTCGGGTTCCGGTCATCTCTGAGGATACGGGGTTGATGCCCCAGCCTACCCAACCGGAGGGAGAGATGAAATTTCCGAAGAAGACGAGGTCAAGTGTTGAGTTGTGGCGGTGGAAGGTCCAGGCTATGGAGGCTTGTTGGGATGGGAGTGTCATGCATTTTTGGAAGGTTTTTGTTTGAGTTTGGGTGTTGCAGTGTGAAGAAAGTGCATTGTtgggaaagaagaagaagatgatgaatacAATTATGATGAAGAGATTCATGTTAATTGGGAGAAGTGATCAATATGGAATAAGAATGTGATATGAGTTCTTTTGTTTTTGAGATTTTATGTGTTGGAGACTTGGAGTTTTTGATAACAAGAgtgtataataatattattggaCGGTCGTGAAGATGATGATTACTACCAAGTATAATGATGATATGAGTGGAGGAATACTGATATGAGCTTAGCTTTGAAGTAAAGCTTatattatttctttcttttggtTTGGTGGTGTAAGTAGAAATATAAGATGTGATAATGAAGGTTATTCCTTTttcttatataattaaatatattaattgtcGCTTGTGTAAAAAGCTTGCCAGTTAGAAAATACCATTCAgtcaaaaaaaaatgtctatTGTTGTGTaatcatttttattaattataacataacaatgtaaaaaaaatggaataatgaAACGAGTGGTTGATTGAATTCATCGAATATTCGAATTCAAGTCTACCGGTACGTATATTAGAGAACGCTTACCGCACTTCCCTTTGACACCATCGTACTATGATAAACAGCTCATATAATTGAAATGAGGGTATTAAAGCTAGATATTATTAATCACTACAAGAAGAATGGTCATTAGCGATTGAAATTTCCACGGTATTTATAAGGAGATCCCTCGGTGTTGGATATTATCGCAATGACGCTAATGCGCGTTGGTAATAAATTGTCGCTAATGAAGTTTAATAGCTGCCCACTGATACTCCGccgttattaataattaatagcgACAGTCTTGCCAGAACTATATATTGTCATATGTGTAAACTATGGtactttattttaaataatatatatgtattttgtgaaTAGGTtaacttaaattataatttgtgagaatattttatatatatatataaaaaaataaaggttaatttaaatttttgcacCTTGAATTtcgacatataccaaatcatttcaagttgttaaaaattattgaGGTTGTTTGATTTAAcgatttttatctaattttactaAAGAAAGTATGACGTACGTGAATGAAAATTTTAATAGCACAATTTAATCCATGTTAAAGTTCAAGAGATTTGATTTGATAGACAAAATTTAAGGGCAATCGTCACATtagcaaaattaaataaaattagataaaagttcttaaatccaaTAATTTCGATAGTTCAGGATAAATTTTTAACGATCTGAAAAATTTAAAGAATATGATTTgttacatgttaaagttcaagaacaaaaatcttaattaggtTATGTCATGTCCGATGCGAAGAAAGTGATATCTTTTTTGGGGAATTATCTCATAactgtttttttaactttttttttttaaatttacggtttgggtttttaaagtagttgcagcgctagttgcaataggattttctatacgattttttgttgtaatttaggttgcagcgctagttgcaataggagattctatgtagaattccgtaaaaatgcaaaaaaaaaaaaaaaaaaaaaaaaaaaaaagcattttgaagtgtaaaaatgaaaaagcccaATCTTTTTATAGAGATatcaaaaaaagataaataaaattttattttatttttaaaattaatattttaaaataaagaaaggACAAAAGTGTTGTAAGATATAGATATGTGTGTAAGGCAAGACTATGTAGGACCTAGCAAAAGTTCTCTACTGGTAGGAAATATTTTTTGACCgttgattttagatcatgtggtTATTATAACGTAAGATGTATACTCTTACGATAGGACTACgtgtatacaattaaaattttatacatattataatagtatttaatatttttttaaaaaaaataatattaataattaaaaaaaattattaatttttattttgaattattattatttttttataaagttaatttgaattatttttatataggtatttatttttaaaaaataattttacttacGAACTctgttatcaattttttttatatactaatagttaattataacaaaATTTATTACTTAAGTACTTTCGTCACCAATTTGTTTGCATACATAGTTCTACcatacttatattttaaattaatttgttttaataatttaggaaattatctcatatactatttttcttaattttttttaaaatttacggtttgggtttctaaagtggtttctCTGGTGGTTATATTTCTATGTGAGTTGCTATACGgattttaattacaatttaggttGCTCCGTTAGTTCCAATAGAAGTTTCtgtgtagaattccgtaaaaatacaaaaaaaaaaattgttttgaaatgtaaaaatgaaaaaggccctaataattttataaaattatgtattaatatttttatttaaaatattttattaatttttttatcaagaaataTAATTTCTATCAATCAAATTGAGTCCATTACATCCATAAGGGATTCTCCTTCAAAAGAGAAATTTACAACTctttcatatttttaagaataatttTATCTATGCTAGACAACTTTCTTTCcttacaaataaaatttatttttgaaactcTCTTTAATGCAATTATATATACTACTCGGATTCATAAGTTTAACACATACCAAAAAATACTaacaacaaacaaaaatattttcttctttAAGTTATTATTGATCTGAGCAAGCCCAAAATGAGAGAACATAAGGGTGAGTAGAAGAACTGCTGTGGTGGATATAGAAAAGTAATTCTATTgtgaaatattaattaaataataaaagttataaactCCTCCACTATAACTATAGTACAGCTATCTTCTTTAACTTATTATTGGTCTAATTTCTTACCCTATGCTATAGAAACAAAATCATAAGCCCTACTCTAGATATTCCCTATATATAGGGTATGACTATAATAGGACAGACCAATATTATCTTATAGGTGGGAAAACTTTTTCAGCCGTTAATAATGCATCCAATGAGGATTAAAGGCAAAGGTAAATAGTAAAAAAGTGATTGTGAGtgcattgttgggttttatgccctaaataaaactccatttcaatgaaatccattttattcaacatcaataaagaaacagaagtatctttcattcatttttgtatgttttggttcatcttatcaattgcttgtctatttgatttataaattcatctgaaacccttttcacatacttgatcctgtttattgtgttgtcaacacattggaaagtaaacatgactatgtgaataaagattcctagatttatcagacacagggttttactgatatgataatctacaacagagtttacttgcatttggagaaatgctatgttatttccagagcattggttaaagtaaagctcaggttgggtgcatggagtatgcatcagaagggaccgatattgaactttgacatagatttatcaaacttaccgtaatatctattcaagtcaatatcgcctagttgatcctagatcaaatgatcttaatcctgatatgattaggctcaatctcaagagtgttattcgtgttctttgatttattagttaagcctacttttgggtcagtgtgatacgtacattttgggaacacggtagtgcaattgagtaggagcgctaacataaatatggaatctatagcttctatctggcgaatagtaagtaaatgatgatttctttcgagcttgaccaaacgaaaataaatggtggagtactcatttcacatagctgaaatatcatttatacggtgttaagtgttttaaggataaaatacattgtagggtgttacggtaatctaatccctttacagtgtagatcattcatatagaggatcattgatcaaattaggattataacaatggataactaatgacatgtctatatggtggaacatatagagcgttctatatacacagagtgcaattctaagttctatgcgtggattcaacgaagaattaataagtccgtgaatttaggttataaattcttgatctgcttattggaagctcggttatatagacccatggtccccccactagttgagacaatattacttgtaagactcatttaattggttttgattaatcaattataattctcaaattagactatgtctatttgtgaatttttcactaagtaagggcgaaattgtaaagaaagagtttttagggcatatttgttaattatgatactttgtatggttcaattaataaatatgataaatgacaatattatttaataattatttatagttattaaatagttagaattggcatttaaatggttgaatttgaaaattggggtttttgagaaaatgagatgcagaaatgataaaactgtaaaattgcacaAAGTGacgcccaaatccatatagctatggccgaccacttttataggctttatcatctgatattttcattattttaatgccaaataattcaaacctaaccctatgtggaatgctataaatagatagtgaaggctttaggaaatttacacttttacttctggtttccttcagagaaaaacctgagccttctctttctaaaccctagccgccaccttcatactcttcttcttccttgaataatttcgaacctcttagtgttagagtagtgcccacacacagcaagcgatacctcaatcatagtgaggaagatcgtgaagaaagacattcaacaagaaggagattcaacattaaaggaaggagagaaagagatccaggttcagatcttgataatactctgcgacagaaaggatacaagggttagagatctgaacggaaggagacataatattccgctgcacccaatgtaaggtttctcatactttatatgtgtttattttataatcattttagaaattcatatttaggatgttaatcaacatacttgtgagtagatctaaatcctggtaaaataatttccaacaactggtatcagagccatggtaattgatttgcttgcaagaaatttggacttaaaacgatttgtttgtcttttggatggtatcatgttgttttgtgtgttgtatgatgattgattgatgtttgtgaattttcgtgaaaaataattgaatatctgtttctagaattatttttattggatagtatggaaaaaattaagcaatttacgtttttacagaactcaattttgatttaatttgaattagttatgattttttgaagtttaaaaaaaaaattagggtggTGCAACTACCCACACGCGCGGATGAGGGGcatccctcggacagcacgcgcacAGACAAATTTTTGTCTGAAATCGAGCCTCGCGCGCGcgaagaggctgcatgcagcctcctgcgccgaggtttctcggtcaagcaccttcccatgcgcgcgcgggcagtatgcagagcatactgtccgtacagctcgcagtttttttgtttttcttcgatttttcatgctatttcatagaattaacttctaattttttgtgtagttttgtattttgatttttacttttcaattttcaaatctaatatcagaaataaattaatttgaatttcttaaatttaattttagatattagtgtaatttgaatttgaaaaacaagtaaatatttatctttttggcttgattttatatcttatttttaaatttgattattttatcttaattttaaatttaaaggtcagatattaaatattttttaaattaatttttttaaaaaaatatttgaccttatttaaatttaaaataagattactataatcatgtaattttaaatagaagtaagatattttgctaactttttaaattttgttattttttatttaaattaaattataaaatctgaaaaatatttttttttttcatatttaatttataaaataactttaaaaatttaaaaggtagttagcaattatttttgaaatgacatttaggttagttgaaacctattttttcaaaaattgtaggtttaattttaaattttttttattattattttattctaaaaaaccgaaatttttttttttatatttaaatattttcgaaaataattatttaaaattaaataattcctacatccaactatccaattcatcttgttgcaggagtatgtgttttagcttgtatgtaagttttataaaacctattattgcttgatctaaattgccatggttaacttgttgacagatccaatgatctgattttaacccatggttcaattagtcaagtaaataatttgtatcaGGTAAAttgtacaatcttctttcatctgtgtatgatctagcaacatgataggatccatccaaatgtgtgcctgtgtgagcctatatgttttattttgttatatagatacatataggttgttgttgctaaataaaatatcatagtttttgatagattttatttaggcccatttagtttttgggcctattcaattaataacagctgttcattttaaggttaaattcctctcttttgggccttgtgtgagagttgagggccatagaagtgggtacgacatactgaactcagctccccctcacatgaactaccccaattgtgaaggcccatttgcctgatttggataactgtactaggttaattaaattagtttaacctaataaaattgattagcaacataattaatttcatttattttgaaattaatttaagaaaaccatagtttaaagattatattctaagctaaactatatgtattttcttgtatttaattaaatatagaattataaccaactagattctttctgaagcttaatttaaatttttcattaaatattcctatttaagtttaaaattaattatctctaactaatcaacttaaatctgaatatcttttgaatttcaaatttcaaaattaagttgagaaattttaggaattggttattaagattctttagatattttttaagttgatattttttaaaatattaacttaaaatggaatattttcaaattaagtggtcacaacttaattttatatttaattaaatctaatttgaaagatatttaagttaattttttagatttttctaaacaacttaaacaagatattttcgaatttgttccattattttcgaatttaaataataattgaaatttaattaaagttgattttttatttaaaccaactttaatttgtaatttttcattattaaaatatgaaacagatgattaaataaaatatatatttttttttaaataatgagctttaatcaaaaagatattcgatctccattgttggtcttacaatagttaaattttttcaatataacctcgagacgctagacttcgtcccccttatggatggttattcgttgaaaacctttaacaccgtaagatttcatttgataagtgttttgtgagttttcgtctctattagactctcccctacggtgactacttagagataaactcataaaacatgaaataatggtggaagctcataaagtgagaataaccttgactctcgcctaccgggacaacattggattctcattttgatcgaataaaaggttgctaaaatggttttgttttagatgagctgactactctattcaaataatgttatctttgactctcgcctaccgggacactgtatttcattatgttggaaaccttggaaaataaactatgttagatttagtatttttataacatatgtgattattcgttattttctgaacttgtgtatgaatttgaaccaaaaccttacttttgttttattgatgcattgtagtgccaataaccctcatcccattccactcctagttaatatcttagcaaatgaacttgaagatatgaataaaactcctggtcagagtaatacttcaaatATGCTCaagatgaacatgaaattccagaaaacaggtaagctgggaattgttcactctgaagagcaaatagttcataactccataaatcctactatttcaagcttagttgagaagataagagaaagtgatttcacttcctcaagttatacttcacaacaaaatgtaccagcaagaacaacaattcacaaacgaataagcaatgatgctttagtcttcgaatcatgtgttttagagaatgataaatccatttggattcttgattctgggtctacaaaccatgtaagttgttcattgcaattgcttgagaaatggaattatttgaaattcggagagttgaaacttaaggttggtaatggcgaaatggtttcggttagagctagaggaaaagccaaactcaagtttcaaaacagaattttggaattagacaatgtcttatacattctaaatttcagtagaaacttggtttctgtttcatgcttacaattgcaacaatacaaattagatttttcgagttctggttctaccatttctcgaaatgacattcatatttgtgttgcatccatggaacaggggctttatgttcttagaccagaaacaccatttgccctacataacgaactttttaaagtagctaaacctagaaaccacaaaaaagcaaaagatcgatgatgataatgaaacatatctatggcatttacgtttgggtcacataggctatgacagactaaataggctaaccaaagacggtccattaaaaaatatatgttaattattaaattattagagtgtctattttaatactaatagactgcaataatattttatattaaactaaatgattttaaaattttatgataaatgatattaaattgagatttttttatatattttaacagtGTTATAACCGTCACCATCAACTATCATTATGGCTATTGTCGCTGCCAATCCCCATATATTCAAGTTAGTATTGTCACGATATTTTGTATCATCTACCATACTATTTGGAGTGGCCACCACTATTAAATGGttatattagaaatttaataagaaaaaatttctaGTAATATTAATACCAACTTTAAAagtgttggttttttttttcaaatattactACACATAAAGTATATAACAAAATTTATACACAATACAAATAATTAGTTTGTTTATAAAAGACTAAATAATGAAGAATCAATCACTATgagattattatttattattattattattattttagaatgaGATTTTCTTTTAGTGAAATATTATGAGaatgtaataataatagtagTGTAAgttataaaaagttaaaaagacactattaattttattaataagaaaTGATTTgatgatacatatatatattattttcattttattttaataatatatatttatatataattgttaAATCAAAATGAAAGATAGTTGATATATGTTTGTTTAAATTTGTATTGTTTTGAAAGTTGAAAT includes:
- the LOC115701206 gene encoding cytochrome b561 and DOMON domain-containing protein At2g04850, with the protein product MNLFIIIVFIIFFFFPNNALSSHCNTQTQTKTFQKCMTLPSQQASIAWTFHRHNSTLDLVFFGNFISPSGWVGWGINPVSSEMTGTRALIAFPDPNSGQIVLLPYVIDPTVKLQRTPLLSRPLDIHLISSSATLYGGKLATVHSGAAVQIFATLKLAPNRTRIHHVWNRGLYVQGYSPTIHPTNADDLSSTATIDVESGSTAGGQRNGVILTLRTFHGVINGIAWGILLPTGAVTARYLRHIQSIGPTWFYVHMGIQLSGFVLGTVGFAVGIRLGDLSPGVQYGLHRKLGFAAFLLGALQTLALLFRPKTTNKFRKYWKSYHHFVGYACVVLGVINVFQGFEVMGQGGSYAKLGYCLCLATLIGACISLEVNSWVVFCRKAKEDKLRREGLIGSSDKGSGIHNSLN